A single region of the Raphanus sativus cultivar WK10039 chromosome 1, ASM80110v3, whole genome shotgun sequence genome encodes:
- the LOC108814939 gene encoding protein FATTY ACID EXPORT 4, chloroplastic, giving the protein MSSFALTLHIPSVVSVRNTKLLGRSVSDSCRNWSGLPKSRSRRGYGLCCKAELSELAPAVSAGYGVLLLGGGLFAYSKSGSKGSLFGGLTGSVLMASAYFLTKSPETRVLGDTIGLGSAFLFSSVFGFRLASSRKPVPSGPLLLLSIAMLSFFVMAYMHDSLPVAVSVPVPVPVPDALPLP; this is encoded by the exons ATGTCGTCTTTTGCGCTAACGTTACACATTCCTTCGGTGGTGTCGGTGCGGAACACTAAACTACTGGGGCGGAGTGTCAGCGACTCCTGCCGGAATTGGTCGGGACTTCCTAAATCGAGGAGCAGACGAGGGTATGGTTTATGTTGTAAGGCGGAGCTGTCGGAGCTAGCTCCCGCCGTCTCTGCTGGTTATGGTGTTCTTCTTCTAGGAGGCGGTCTCTTCGCCT ATAGCAAATCTGGAAGCAAGGGTTCTCTCTTTGGGGGTTTGACTGGCTCTGTCCTTATGGCTTCT GCCTACTTCCTTACCAAGTCTCCTGAGACAAGAGTCCTCGGCGATACCATAGGACTTGGCTCTGCCTTCCTCTTCTCTTCTGTCTTTG GGTTTCGTTTGGCGTCTTCCCGGAAACCGGTCCCATCAGGCCCGCTACTACTCCTCTCTATCGCCATGTTGTCCTTCTTTGTAATGGCGTATATGCACGACAGTTTACCTGTGGCTGTATCAGTACCAGTACCAGTACCAGTACCAGATGCGTTGCCTCTACCTTAG